A single Oncorhynchus tshawytscha isolate Ot180627B linkage group LG01, Otsh_v2.0, whole genome shotgun sequence DNA region contains:
- the LOC112249868 gene encoding guanine nucleotide-binding protein G(I)/G(S)/G(O) subunit gamma-12: MQSSSNTARARRAVQQLRIEASIERIKVSKASADLMHYCGEQGKYDPLLMGIPASENPFKDKKPCTIL, translated from the exons ATGCAGAGTTCCAGTAACACTGCCCGTGCCAGGAGGGCAGTCCAGCAGCTGAGAATAGAAGCCAGCATTGAGAGAATTAAG GTGTCCAAGGCCTCAGCAGACCTGATGCACTACTGTGGAGAACAGGGTAAATACGACCCTCTACTCATGGGTATACCAGCCTCTGAAAACCCCTTCAAAGACAAGAAGCCATGCACTATATTATAG